A DNA window from Massilia putida contains the following coding sequences:
- a CDS encoding carboxymuconolactone decarboxylase family protein, protein MSHAARINLFTLAPSALKAMINLSQTVKQGALGPRLVELVNLRVSQQNGCGVCVDMHWRDLIKQGADPRHLNSVAAWRESPFFSERERAALAWADAVNALPHRDDTDAAWPLVREHFSESEIAELGYTIAVIRGWNAINLSLRNPIPVEPPAGM, encoded by the coding sequence ATGTCGCACGCCGCCCGCATCAACCTGTTCACCTTGGCCCCGTCCGCCCTGAAAGCCATGATCAACCTGTCGCAGACCGTCAAACAGGGCGCGCTGGGCCCGCGCCTCGTCGAACTGGTCAACCTGCGCGTGTCGCAGCAGAACGGCTGCGGCGTCTGCGTGGACATGCACTGGCGCGACCTGATCAAGCAGGGTGCCGACCCGCGCCACCTGAACAGCGTGGCCGCGTGGCGCGAATCGCCGTTCTTCAGCGAGCGCGAACGCGCGGCGCTGGCCTGGGCCGACGCCGTCAACGCCCTGCCCCACCGCGACGACACGGACGCCGCCTGGCCTCTGGTCCGCGAGCATTTCAGCGAGTCCGAGATCGCGGAGCTGGGCTACACGATCGCCGTCATCCGCGGCTGGAACGCGATCAATCTGTCGCTGCGCAATCCGATCCCCGTCGAACCGCCGGCAGGCATGTGA
- a CDS encoding VOC family protein: MIKGLRTVTYPVADLGRAKAWFADVFGVQPYFDQPFYVGFAVGGFELGLVPDGTPGTNGSTAFWGVDDIAAEVARVVGLGATVHAAVQEVGEGIKVAELKDPFGNVLGLIENPLFDPAAVC; encoded by the coding sequence ATGATCAAAGGATTGCGCACCGTGACCTATCCCGTGGCCGACCTCGGCCGCGCCAAAGCCTGGTTCGCCGACGTGTTCGGCGTCCAGCCGTATTTCGACCAGCCGTTCTACGTCGGCTTTGCCGTGGGCGGTTTCGAGCTGGGCCTCGTTCCGGACGGCACGCCGGGTACGAACGGCTCGACGGCCTTTTGGGGCGTGGACGACATCGCGGCCGAGGTCGCGCGCGTCGTCGGCCTCGGTGCGACCGTCCATGCAGCCGTCCAGGAAGTGGGCGAAGGCATCAAGGTGGCGGAATTGAAGGACCCGTTCGGCAACGTCCTGGGGCTCATCGAGAATCCGCTGTTCGACCCGGCCGCCGTATGCTGA